A window from Streptomyces sp. NBC_00271 encodes these proteins:
- a CDS encoding DUF397 domain-containing protein → MESNAIPTGIRWRKSSYSSDQGGECIEIAETLDATVAVRDSKIPTGPILTIAPAAFATFVSWTTTAG, encoded by the coding sequence ATGGAGAGCAACGCGATTCCGACGGGGATCCGGTGGCGTAAGTCCAGCTACAGCAGCGACCAGGGCGGCGAGTGCATAGAGATCGCCGAAACCCTGGACGCCACCGTCGCCGTACGAGACTCAAAGATCCCCACCGGCCCGATCCTCACGATCGCCCCCGCCGCCTTCGCCACCTTCGTCTCGTGGACTACAACCGCTGGATGA
- a CDS encoding steroid 3-ketoacyl-CoA thiolase produces MAAEPVIVEAVRTPIGKRGGALANLHPAYLLGETYRELLGRTGIHADCVEQIVGGTVTHAGEQSMNPARTAWLAMGLPYETAATTVDCQCGSSQQASHMVANMVAAGVIDVGISCGVEAMSRVPLGSGSKHGPGKPFPDEWNVDLPNQFEAAERIARNRGLTRENVDSLGLVSQERAANAWAEERFKRETFAVQVPTTEDEQRAGQGMWRLVDRDEGLRDTSMEALAGLKPVMPTAVHTAGNSSQISDGAAAILWASKRMARALKLRPRARIVAQALVGSDPHFHLDGPIDATRAVLGKAGMSLKDIDLVEINEAFASVVLSWAQVFEQDLEKVNVNGGAIALGHPVGATGARLITTALHELERRDKEFALITMCAGGGLATGTIIQRL; encoded by the coding sequence ATGGCCGCGGAACCCGTGATCGTCGAAGCCGTACGCACCCCCATCGGCAAGCGAGGTGGCGCCCTCGCCAACCTCCACCCCGCCTATCTCCTGGGCGAGACCTACCGTGAACTCCTCGGCCGCACCGGCATCCACGCCGACTGCGTCGAGCAGATCGTCGGCGGCACGGTGACGCACGCCGGTGAGCAGTCCATGAACCCCGCGCGCACGGCCTGGCTCGCCATGGGCCTGCCGTACGAGACGGCGGCGACGACCGTCGACTGCCAGTGCGGCTCCTCGCAGCAGGCCTCCCACATGGTGGCCAACATGGTCGCGGCGGGCGTCATCGACGTCGGCATCTCGTGCGGCGTCGAGGCGATGTCGAGGGTGCCGCTGGGCTCCGGCTCCAAGCACGGCCCCGGGAAGCCGTTCCCGGACGAGTGGAACGTGGACCTGCCCAATCAGTTCGAGGCCGCCGAGCGCATCGCCCGTAATCGTGGCCTGACGCGCGAGAACGTCGACTCGCTCGGGCTCGTCTCCCAGGAGCGCGCCGCGAACGCCTGGGCGGAGGAACGCTTCAAGCGCGAGACCTTCGCCGTCCAGGTGCCCACCACCGAGGACGAGCAGCGGGCCGGACAGGGCATGTGGCGCCTCGTCGACCGCGACGAGGGACTCCGCGACACGTCCATGGAGGCGCTGGCCGGCCTCAAGCCGGTGATGCCGACCGCCGTCCACACGGCGGGCAACTCCTCGCAGATCTCGGACGGTGCGGCGGCGATCCTCTGGGCGTCCAAGCGGATGGCTCGGGCGCTGAAGCTGCGCCCGAGGGCGCGGATCGTGGCCCAGGCGCTGGTGGGTTCGGACCCGCACTTCCATCTGGACGGCCCGATCGACGCGACGCGCGCGGTGCTGGGCAAGGCGGGGATGTCTTTGAAGGACATCGACCTCGTGGAGATCAACGAGGCGTTCGCTTCAGTGGTGCTGAGCTGGGCGCAGGTCTTCGAACAGGACCTGGAGAAGGTCAACGTGAACGGCGGTGCGATCGCGCTCGGGCATCCCGTCGGGGCGACGGGTGCCCGGCTGATCACTACCGCCCTGCACGAACTGGAGCGACGGGACAAGGAGTTCGCGCTGATCACGATGTGCGCGGGCGGTGGACTGGCCACCGGGACGATCATCCAGCGGTTGTAG
- a CDS encoding ATP-binding protein — protein MNEHIPPTLLGPRPAQYAMRITVGAHSARHIRRIVRSLLEEWDLAELADSVELAVTELVANVVRHVPDRRCALLVLRQTAGVRVEVADGSPQPPRVPTESSPEAEGGRGLVLLDAVVDKWGVGPGPEGGKTVWFECRPARPPAQTRGAGNHSW, from the coding sequence GTGAACGAACACATTCCCCCCACCCTCCTGGGCCCTCGCCCCGCCCAGTACGCGATGCGGATCACCGTCGGCGCCCACTCGGCCCGGCACATCCGGCGGATCGTCAGGTCGCTGCTGGAGGAGTGGGACTTGGCCGAGCTGGCCGACTCCGTGGAGCTGGCCGTGACCGAGCTGGTCGCCAACGTCGTACGCCATGTCCCGGACCGGCGCTGCGCGTTGCTGGTGCTGCGGCAGACGGCAGGTGTGCGGGTGGAGGTCGCGGACGGCTCCCCGCAACCACCTCGCGTGCCCACCGAGTCGTCGCCGGAGGCGGAGGGTGGGCGCGGGCTCGTGCTGCTCGACGCGGTGGTCGACAAGTGGGGTGTGGGGCCCGGGCCCGAGGGCGGCAAGACGGTCTGGTTCGAGTGTCGACCGGCTCGGCCGCCGGCCCAAACCCGTGGGGCTGGGAATCACTCATGGTGA
- the proP gene encoding glycine betaine/L-proline transporter ProP — MPLPSATAVTPAVPRPRTPTPPPEAYVTDPVLVKRAVKAAALGNAMEWFDFGVYSYIAVTLGKVFFPSGNPTAQLLSTFGAFAAAFLVRPLGGMVFGPLGDRVGRQKVLALTMIMMAAGTFAIGLIPSYATIGVGAPLLLLAARLVQGFSTGGEYAGASTFIAEYAPDKKRGFFGSWLEFGTLAGYIGGAGLVTLMTAFLSTEDLLSWGWRVPFLIAGPMGIIGLYLRMRLEETPAFAAELAKASKKEADRPKVRLREMVAGQWRALLLCVGLVLVFNVTDYMLLSYMPSYLTSELKYDETHGLLVVLGVMALMMIVQPFAGALTDRIGRRPVIAAGCVGFLALSVPALLLIRQGSLLAVALGMGALGLLLVCFTSAMPAALPALFPTKVRYGSLSIGFNVSVSLFGGTTPLVTTALIGATGNMMMPAYYMMAAAVVGGVAVWFMTESAGRPLPGSAPAV, encoded by the coding sequence ATGCCCTTGCCGTCCGCCACAGCAGTCACCCCCGCCGTACCCCGACCCCGGACCCCCACGCCGCCGCCCGAGGCCTACGTCACCGATCCGGTCCTGGTCAAGCGGGCCGTCAAGGCGGCGGCCCTCGGCAACGCGATGGAGTGGTTCGACTTCGGTGTCTACAGCTACATCGCGGTGACGCTGGGCAAGGTCTTCTTCCCCTCCGGCAACCCCACAGCGCAGTTGCTGTCCACCTTCGGCGCCTTCGCCGCGGCCTTCCTCGTCCGCCCGCTCGGCGGCATGGTCTTCGGCCCGCTCGGCGACCGCGTCGGCCGCCAGAAGGTCCTCGCCCTCACCATGATCATGATGGCGGCGGGCACCTTCGCGATCGGCCTGATCCCCTCGTACGCCACGATCGGCGTCGGCGCTCCCCTGCTGCTGCTCGCGGCCCGGCTCGTCCAGGGCTTCTCCACCGGCGGCGAGTACGCGGGCGCCTCCACCTTCATCGCCGAGTACGCGCCCGACAAGAAGCGCGGCTTCTTCGGGAGCTGGCTGGAATTCGGCACGCTCGCCGGATACATCGGCGGCGCCGGCCTGGTCACCCTCATGACCGCCTTCCTGTCCACCGAGGACCTGCTGTCCTGGGGCTGGCGCGTGCCGTTCCTGATCGCGGGCCCGATGGGGATCATCGGCCTGTATCTGCGGATGCGCCTGGAGGAGACCCCGGCGTTCGCGGCGGAACTGGCCAAGGCCTCGAAGAAGGAGGCGGACCGCCCCAAGGTGCGGCTGCGCGAGATGGTCGCGGGCCAGTGGCGCGCGCTGCTGCTCTGCGTCGGCCTGGTGCTGGTCTTCAACGTCACCGACTACATGCTGCTGTCGTACATGCCGAGCTATCTGACGAGCGAGCTGAAGTACGACGAGACGCACGGCCTGCTGGTCGTCCTCGGCGTGATGGCGCTGATGATGATCGTCCAGCCCTTCGCGGGCGCGCTGACCGACCGCATCGGCCGCCGCCCGGTGATCGCCGCGGGCTGCGTCGGCTTCCTCGCCCTGTCCGTACCGGCGCTCCTGCTGATCCGCCAGGGCAGTCTGCTCGCGGTCGCGCTCGGCATGGGCGCGCTGGGCCTGCTGCTGGTCTGCTTCACCTCCGCGATGCCCGCCGCGCTCCCGGCGCTCTTCCCGACGAAGGTCCGCTACGGCTCGCTGTCCATCGGCTTCAACGTCTCCGTCTCGCTCTTCGGCGGTACGACCCCGCTGGTCACCACGGCGCTCATCGGGGCGACCGGGAACATGATGATGCCCGCCTACTACATGATGGCCGCGGCCGTCGTCGGTGGCGTGGCGGTGTGGTTCATGACCGAGTCCGCGGGTCGCCCGCTGCCGGGCTCCGCGCCCGCCGTGTAG
- a CDS encoding cytochrome P450, whose product MPCPALPDGFDFTDPDVLHHRVPLPEFAELRRAEPVRWIPQPAGLAGFQDEGYWAVTRHADVKYVSTHPEIYSSSLNTAIIRFHEHMQRDAIDAQRLILLNMDPPEHTRVRQIVQRGFTPRAIRALEERLRSRALAIVEGARAHSGPFDFVTEVACELPLQAIAELIGVPQDDRIKIFEWSNKMIAYDDPEYAITEEVGAESAAELISYAMNMAADRKQCPAKDIVSTLVAAEDEGNLGSDEFGFFVLMLSVAGNETTRNAITHGMHAFLSHPEQWELYKSTRPATTAEEIVRWATPVVSFQRTATQDTELGGKQIKKGDRVGIFYASANHDPEVFENPDTFDITRDPNPHLGFGGGGPHYCLGKSLAVLEIDLIFNAIADAMPNLTLVGDPRRLRSAWINGVKELQVDAG is encoded by the coding sequence ATGCCCTGTCCCGCGCTGCCCGACGGGTTCGACTTCACCGACCCCGATGTGCTGCACCACCGCGTGCCCCTGCCGGAGTTCGCCGAACTGCGCCGGGCCGAACCCGTCCGCTGGATCCCCCAGCCGGCCGGTCTGGCCGGCTTCCAGGACGAGGGCTACTGGGCGGTGACCCGGCACGCGGACGTCAAGTACGTCTCCACGCACCCGGAGATCTACTCCTCCTCCCTCAACACCGCGATCATCCGCTTCCACGAGCACATGCAGCGCGACGCGATCGACGCCCAGCGGCTGATCCTGCTCAACATGGACCCGCCCGAGCACACCCGCGTCCGCCAGATCGTGCAACGCGGTTTCACGCCAAGGGCCATCCGGGCGCTGGAGGAACGGCTCCGCTCCCGCGCCCTCGCGATCGTCGAGGGCGCCCGCGCCCACTCGGGACCCTTCGACTTCGTCACCGAGGTCGCCTGCGAACTGCCCCTCCAGGCGATAGCCGAGCTGATCGGCGTCCCCCAGGACGACCGCATCAAGATCTTCGAGTGGTCCAACAAGATGATCGCGTACGACGACCCGGAGTACGCCATCACCGAGGAGGTCGGCGCCGAGTCGGCCGCCGAGCTGATCTCGTACGCCATGAACATGGCCGCCGACCGCAAGCAGTGCCCGGCCAAGGACATCGTCAGCACCCTGGTGGCGGCCGAGGACGAGGGCAACCTCGGTTCCGACGAGTTCGGCTTCTTCGTGCTGATGCTGTCGGTCGCCGGCAACGAGACCACCCGTAACGCCATCACCCACGGCATGCACGCCTTCCTCAGCCACCCCGAGCAGTGGGAGCTGTACAAGAGCACCCGCCCGGCGACCACGGCCGAGGAGATCGTGCGGTGGGCGACCCCGGTGGTCTCCTTCCAGCGCACCGCCACCCAGGACACCGAACTCGGCGGCAAACAGATCAAGAAGGGCGACCGCGTCGGCATCTTCTATGCCTCCGCCAACCACGACCCCGAGGTCTTCGAGAACCCGGACACCTTCGACATCACCCGCGACCCCAACCCCCACCTGGGCTTCGGCGGCGGTGGCCCCCACTATTGCCTCGGCAAGTCCCTGGCCGTCCTCGAGATCGACCTCATCTTCAACGCGATCGCCGACGCGATGCCGAACCTGACCCTGGTCGGCGACCCACGCCGACTGCGCTCCGCCTGGATCAACGGCGTCAAGGAACTCCAGGTCGACGCCGGCTGA
- a CDS encoding esterase/lipase family protein encodes MSNEKAAREQQYVGSIGLMAPLDQPKPPPAPAPDETWHFGRHLNADEEGQEGYVPVYDGTAWVYYGKGHSGVQRPVLMSDGFNMGPSSLDELYHGFERGEYPLISQLRERGRDAVIFGYGERSASILDNAGYVIEAITRLIDERTGNEPLVVGGFSMGGLVTRYALARMETQKMDHQTGMYFSYDSPHRGAWVPIGLQAFAHYIKRGNPANSALSDQINSPASRELMWRHIETVDGTPGQDKARSDFLAALERVGNWPRRPRKIGVANGTGNGRGTGIAPGAEAFRATGVLFPGTTIYTQSEGDDAVVAQLKATFGKNETITTDGFPEIDGAPGGTLATFGIAAATLNKLVPGSAVAPVPEICFVPSVSAVAVRDVDTTALLHTNINDLPPSESELDAFLCASRNEEHTKITEELCTWLLAELDQR; translated from the coding sequence GTGAGCAATGAGAAGGCGGCCCGCGAGCAGCAGTACGTCGGTTCGATCGGGCTGATGGCCCCGCTGGACCAGCCGAAGCCGCCACCGGCCCCGGCGCCGGACGAGACGTGGCACTTCGGACGGCACCTGAACGCCGACGAGGAGGGCCAGGAAGGCTACGTGCCGGTCTACGACGGCACCGCCTGGGTGTACTACGGCAAGGGCCACAGCGGTGTGCAGCGGCCGGTGCTGATGTCGGACGGCTTCAACATGGGGCCGAGCAGTCTGGACGAGCTCTACCACGGCTTCGAGCGGGGCGAGTACCCGCTGATCAGCCAGTTGCGCGAGCGCGGCCGGGACGCGGTCATCTTCGGCTACGGGGAGCGCTCCGCGTCGATCCTCGACAACGCCGGGTACGTGATCGAGGCGATCACGAGGCTGATCGACGAGCGCACGGGCAACGAACCGCTGGTGGTCGGCGGGTTCAGCATGGGTGGTCTGGTCACGCGCTATGCCCTGGCGCGGATGGAGACCCAGAAGATGGACCACCAGACCGGGATGTACTTCTCCTACGACAGCCCCCACCGCGGCGCGTGGGTGCCCATCGGTCTGCAGGCGTTCGCGCACTACATCAAGCGCGGCAACCCGGCCAACAGCGCACTGTCGGACCAGATCAACAGCCCGGCCTCGCGCGAGCTGATGTGGCGGCACATCGAGACGGTGGACGGCACTCCCGGGCAGGACAAGGCCCGCTCCGACTTCCTCGCCGCCTTGGAGCGCGTCGGCAACTGGCCGAGGCGGCCGCGGAAGATCGGTGTCGCCAACGGCACCGGGAACGGCCGGGGCACGGGGATCGCGCCCGGCGCGGAGGCGTTCCGCGCCACCGGGGTGCTGTTCCCCGGCACCACGATCTACACCCAGTCCGAGGGTGACGACGCCGTGGTCGCCCAACTGAAGGCGACCTTCGGGAAGAACGAGACGATCACCACCGACGGGTTCCCGGAGATCGACGGCGCTCCCGGCGGCACCCTGGCGACCTTCGGCATCGCCGCCGCCACGCTCAACAAGCTGGTCCCCGGCAGTGCCGTGGCCCCGGTCCCCGAGATCTGTTTCGTGCCCTCGGTCAGCGCGGTGGCCGTCCGCGACGTGGACACCACCGCCCTGCTGCACACCAACATCAATGACCTCCCGCCCAGCGAGAGCGAACTCGACGCCTTCCTGTGCGCCTCCCGGAACGAGGAGCACACCAAGATCACCGAAGAGCTGTGCACCTGGCTCCTCGCCGAACTCGACCAGCGGTAG
- a CDS encoding bifunctional glycosyltransferase 87/phosphatase PAP2 family protein, with product MANVEHGGTAGNAFGAGAAESARARLRAIRIGLWLIAAVLAIRQVTVVLSTPKGERLTDLETWVGPNGVLHVKGSLYDSTQFTGTPFGGFVLKPLTRAAEQTLGWGWTFGSLSLVVVLGLVVARALPQPVSRRTALLAAPVAISLLMLSLPVRNALYLGQTSIIPVLLVLLGCFAVRGERASGLLIGVAAALQPTLLVFAPLLWFTGRRRAVESTAITFAGLGALAWAVMPHDSTTYWVHHLAGVGLGGDADDLSNQSLHGALLRLGLNGPLEITLFLLLGAAVAALGLRRAIRYARDGQLLLAVAITGCVAVVVSPTSWQHQLLWVLLALVGRVGKKTSDRPMWPVAVILVMTLPAKMMLPNKAALFPLRDNVVLLAALAAATIVPFLSRTSEYYRAPIPTDYAQSVPTLPQSPKGLGGTPRKRVPLLPFLGRVFTRPNLLLELLLIRVGYSAYQQVRLAATGGTNAGGRTTAEHHGDQILSIERFLHIDIEHWVNHAVFKVGWLRDFFAFYYESFHFVVPLTVLAVLYVRRPGDYRWARSALGFATLMALLGFWLFPLAPPRLMPGLGVMDTVHGVQDFSKPDYGTLTALTNQYAAMPSLHFGWSLWCGVVIAVLAPKWWMKALGLLHPLLTVSAIVATGNHWVLDAVGGAAVVGAGFGLTHLLQGPRPRPLMKPVEVSRKDPVPATGRTPS from the coding sequence GTGGCGAACGTTGAGCACGGCGGGACAGCGGGCAATGCCTTCGGGGCGGGGGCGGCGGAATCGGCGAGAGCGAGACTGCGCGCGATCCGGATCGGGCTGTGGTTGATCGCCGCGGTCCTCGCGATACGGCAGGTCACCGTCGTGCTGAGCACCCCGAAAGGGGAACGGCTGACGGACCTGGAGACCTGGGTCGGACCCAACGGCGTCCTGCATGTGAAGGGATCGCTGTACGACTCGACGCAGTTCACCGGCACCCCCTTCGGAGGATTCGTCCTCAAACCCCTCACCCGCGCCGCCGAACAGACGCTCGGCTGGGGCTGGACCTTCGGCAGTCTCTCGCTGGTCGTCGTCCTCGGCCTGGTCGTCGCACGCGCCCTGCCCCAGCCGGTGAGCCGGCGCACCGCCCTGCTCGCCGCGCCCGTCGCGATCAGCCTGCTGATGCTGTCGCTGCCGGTGCGCAACGCCCTCTACCTCGGCCAGACCAGCATCATCCCGGTCCTGCTCGTCCTGCTCGGCTGCTTCGCCGTCCGGGGCGAGCGTGCCAGCGGCCTGCTGATCGGTGTCGCCGCCGCCCTGCAGCCCACCCTGCTGGTCTTCGCGCCGCTGCTCTGGTTCACCGGGCGCCGCCGCGCCGTCGAGTCCACCGCGATCACCTTCGCCGGCCTCGGCGCGCTCGCCTGGGCCGTGATGCCGCACGACTCCACCACCTACTGGGTGCACCACCTGGCGGGCGTCGGCCTCGGCGGGGACGCCGACGACCTCTCCAACCAGTCGCTGCACGGCGCGCTGCTGCGGCTCGGCCTCAACGGCCCGCTGGAGATCACCCTGTTCCTGCTGCTGGGCGCCGCGGTCGCCGCCCTCGGCTTGCGCCGCGCCATCCGCTACGCACGGGACGGGCAGCTGCTGCTGGCCGTGGCGATCACCGGCTGTGTCGCCGTCGTCGTCTCGCCCACGTCCTGGCAGCACCAGCTGCTGTGGGTGCTGCTCGCGCTGGTCGGCAGGGTCGGCAAGAAGACCTCGGACCGCCCCATGTGGCCCGTCGCCGTCATCCTCGTCATGACGCTGCCCGCGAAGATGATGCTGCCGAACAAGGCGGCGCTCTTCCCGCTGCGCGACAACGTGGTGCTGCTCGCCGCGCTCGCCGCCGCCACGATCGTGCCGTTCCTCTCCCGCACCTCGGAGTACTACCGGGCGCCGATCCCCACCGACTACGCCCAGTCCGTGCCCACGCTCCCCCAGAGCCCCAAAGGCCTGGGAGGTACCCCCAGGAAGCGGGTGCCGCTGCTCCCCTTCCTGGGCCGCGTGTTCACCCGCCCGAACCTGCTGCTCGAACTGCTCCTGATCCGCGTCGGCTACTCCGCCTACCAACAGGTCAGGCTCGCCGCGACGGGCGGCACCAACGCGGGCGGCCGGACCACCGCCGAACACCACGGCGACCAGATCCTCTCCATCGAGCGGTTCCTGCACATCGACATCGAGCACTGGGTCAACCACGCCGTGTTCAAGGTCGGGTGGCTGCGGGACTTCTTCGCCTTCTATTACGAGTCGTTCCACTTCGTCGTCCCGCTCACCGTCCTCGCCGTGCTCTACGTCCGCCGCCCCGGCGACTACCGCTGGGCGCGCTCGGCGCTCGGCTTCGCCACCCTGATGGCGCTCCTCGGCTTCTGGCTCTTCCCGCTCGCCCCGCCGCGCCTGATGCCGGGCCTCGGCGTCATGGACACCGTGCACGGCGTGCAGGACTTCTCCAAGCCGGACTACGGCACGCTGACCGCGCTGACCAACCAGTACGCCGCGATGCCCTCGCTGCACTTCGGCTGGTCCCTGTGGTGCGGAGTCGTCATCGCGGTCCTGGCGCCCAAGTGGTGGATGAAGGCGCTCGGCCTGCTGCACCCGTTGCTCACGGTCTCCGCGATCGTGGCGACCGGCAACCACTGGGTGCTGGACGCGGTGGGCGGCGCGGCCGTCGTCGGCGCGGGCTTCGGCCTGACCCACCTCCTCCAGGGGCCTCGGCCGAGGCCCCTGATGAAGCCCGTGGAGGTCAGCAGGAAGGATCCGGTCCCGGCGACGGGCCGTACCCCGAGCTGA
- a CDS encoding helix-turn-helix domain-containing protein: MTHINILDPGASPLDYYGFELRRHRESAGLTQRQLGDIVNYTGSLVGQIETARKLPTPEFSERVDAALGTDGLLSRLTMMVMRTQLPAWFQRVAELEARATEISTYQMNMVHGLLQTEAYVRAVLGALDDTDLDDRTAVRLARQRIFNKEEPPVFWMVLSQAALYQEIGGPEVMREQLAHLLSFEGDARINIQILPFSAGAHAGLTGSFTLYRFEKDPDIVYTEGYGSGHPSANRATVKNCSLRYDHLQAAALSLRDSADLIRCVMEERYGEQRDSDGDPVA, translated from the coding sequence GTGACCCATATCAACATCCTCGACCCGGGCGCGTCCCCACTCGATTACTACGGGTTCGAGTTGCGACGCCATCGTGAATCCGCGGGCCTGACACAGCGGCAGCTCGGCGACATCGTCAACTACACCGGTTCGCTGGTCGGCCAGATCGAGACGGCGAGGAAGCTGCCGACGCCGGAGTTCAGCGAGCGGGTGGACGCGGCGCTGGGGACGGATGGGCTGCTGTCCCGGCTGACCATGATGGTGATGCGAACTCAACTCCCGGCCTGGTTCCAGCGGGTGGCGGAACTGGAGGCCCGGGCCACGGAAATCAGCACCTATCAGATGAACATGGTCCATGGTCTCCTCCAGACCGAGGCGTACGTCCGTGCCGTGCTCGGCGCACTGGACGACACGGACCTCGACGATCGGACCGCCGTGCGACTGGCCCGTCAGCGCATCTTCAACAAGGAGGAGCCGCCGGTCTTCTGGATGGTCCTGAGCCAGGCCGCCCTGTACCAGGAGATCGGCGGACCGGAGGTCATGCGGGAGCAACTCGCGCACTTGTTGTCGTTCGAGGGTGACGCCCGGATCAACATCCAGATCCTGCCGTTCTCGGCCGGAGCGCACGCGGGACTGACAGGCTCGTTCACCCTCTACCGCTTCGAGAAGGACCCGGACATCGTCTACACCGAGGGCTACGGCAGCGGGCATCCGAGCGCCAACCGGGCCACCGTCAAGAACTGCTCGCTCCGTTACGATCATCTGCAAGCCGCCGCGCTCTCCCTCAGGGACTCGGCGGACCTGATCCGGTGCGTAATGGAGGAACGCTATGGAGAGCAACGCGATTCCGACGGGGATCCGGTGGCGTAA